One Thermococcus kodakarensis KOD1 genomic window carries:
- a CDS encoding AbrB/MazE/SpoVT family DNA-binding domain-containing protein produces MLVAKVDNVEIVGRVSANGRVVIPKDIRDLLNIEDGDFVRLVITEVIKVPKSAKTGSNNKKKR; encoded by the coding sequence GTGCTCGTGGCGAAGGTGGACAACGTCGAGATTGTTGGAAGGGTCAGCGCGAATGGGAGGGTTGTAATCCCGAAGGATATCCGGGATCTTTTGAACATAGAAGATGGAGACTTTGTGAGGCTGGTGATCACAGAAGTCATAAAAGTGCCAAAATCTGCTAAAACAGGATCAAACAACAAGAAGAAGCGATGA
- the gcvPB gene encoding aminomethyl-transferring glycine dehydrogenase subunit GcvPB, with translation MFHQAKWDEPTIFELSRPGRIGYTLPKPIEDVDVDIPEKLRRKSPLNLPELSEPEVVKHYTRLSEMNYGVDSGIYPLGSCTMKYNPKINEEIASHPGVAYVHPYQDEGTVQGALKIMWELEQWLKEITGMDRFTLQPAAGANGEFTGVSIIRAYHIDRGETQRTEMLVPDSAHGTNPASAAMAGFKVIEIPSNENGTVDLEALENAVSERTAGLMLTNPNTLGIFEDEILEIAKIVHKAGGLLYYDGANLNAVLGKIRPGDMGFDVVHLNLHKTFSTPHGGGGPGSGPVGVKDFLKDYLPVPLVSYDAENDRYYLDYNVPRSIGKVKELYGNFAVIVRALTYLKIMGREGLKEVSEVAVLNANYLTQKLKGTRGYELPGKELRKHETVFSAEPMKKETGVKALDVAKRLLDFCMHAPTIYFPLIVHEALMIEPTETVSKEELDAYVEALKRISEEAYSNPEVVTSAPHNTAVRRVDDVLAAKKPVITWRMYRELKERGEIDY, from the coding sequence ATGTTCCACCAGGCAAAATGGGATGAACCTACTATATTTGAGCTTTCCCGTCCCGGAAGGATTGGATACACCCTACCCAAGCCCATCGAGGACGTTGATGTCGATATTCCTGAGAAGCTGAGGAGGAAGAGCCCACTCAACCTCCCGGAGCTGAGCGAGCCCGAGGTTGTTAAACACTACACCAGACTGAGCGAGATGAACTACGGCGTTGATTCAGGTATCTACCCGCTCGGTTCGTGCACCATGAAGTACAACCCCAAGATCAATGAAGAGATAGCCTCCCATCCAGGTGTTGCCTATGTGCACCCGTATCAGGACGAAGGAACCGTCCAGGGAGCGCTCAAGATAATGTGGGAGCTTGAGCAGTGGCTTAAGGAAATAACTGGAATGGACCGCTTCACCCTCCAGCCGGCTGCCGGAGCGAACGGCGAGTTCACTGGAGTTTCCATAATCCGCGCCTATCACATTGACCGCGGTGAGACCCAGAGGACGGAGATGCTCGTTCCTGATTCCGCCCACGGAACGAACCCTGCAAGCGCAGCCATGGCCGGCTTCAAGGTCATAGAGATACCCTCAAACGAGAACGGAACGGTTGACCTTGAGGCCCTTGAGAACGCCGTCAGCGAGAGGACGGCAGGGTTAATGCTAACGAACCCGAACACATTGGGCATCTTCGAGGACGAGATACTTGAGATAGCGAAGATAGTCCACAAAGCAGGTGGTCTGCTCTACTACGACGGTGCCAACCTTAACGCCGTCCTCGGAAAGATAAGGCCGGGGGACATGGGCTTCGACGTCGTTCACCTCAACCTTCACAAAACCTTCTCGACTCCCCACGGTGGCGGCGGCCCGGGAAGCGGGCCCGTTGGAGTGAAGGACTTCCTCAAGGACTACCTCCCCGTCCCGCTCGTAAGCTACGATGCAGAGAACGACCGCTACTACCTCGACTACAACGTTCCGAGGAGCATAGGCAAGGTAAAGGAGCTCTACGGCAACTTTGCGGTTATTGTTAGGGCCCTGACCTACCTCAAGATAATGGGAAGGGAGGGGCTCAAAGAGGTCAGTGAAGTCGCCGTTCTCAACGCCAACTACCTTACCCAGAAGCTCAAGGGAACTCGCGGTTACGAACTCCCAGGCAAAGAGCTTAGAAAGCACGAGACTGTCTTTTCAGCAGAGCCGATGAAGAAGGAGACGGGCGTTAAGGCCCTTGACGTTGCGAAGAGGCTACTCGACTTCTGCATGCACGCGCCGACCATCTACTTCCCGCTGATAGTCCATGAAGCGCTTATGATAGAGCCGACTGAGACCGTCAGCAAGGAGGAGCTTGATGCATACGTTGAGGCTCTCAAGAGGATCAGCGAGGAGGCATACAGCAATCCGGAAGTTGTCACGAGCGCACCCCACAACACCGCCGTCAGGAGAGTTGATGACGTTTTGGCTGCAAAGAAGCCCGTGATCACCTGGAGGATGTACAGAGAGCTGAAGGAGAGGGGAGAGATAGACTACTGA
- the gcvPA gene encoding aminomethyl-transferring glycine dehydrogenase subunit GcvPA has translation MGKHYIPNSAHKDEMLKEIGFSSIEDLFSDVPKGMVKEFNLPEGKSEYEVFTELNETLSKNKTVLEMPSFLGAGTYFHYVPAHVKYLIERSEFLTAYTPYQPEISQGMLQALFEYQSLIAELVGLPIVNSSMYDWGTAMAEAALMSARVTKRNKFVVPKHLSPEKKLVLKTYTAGPGLETVEVPWDERGQMDIEKLKEAVEGAAGVYIEMPNFFGLLEENIREIGEIAHDAGALFVVGVDPTILGIVEAPGELGADIVVGEAAYFGNPMNFGGPRAGIFAVRNDRKLIRQMPGRIIGMTKDADGKRAFVMTLQTREQHIRRAKATSNICSNEALVAVAAAIHLATLGPKGVRELGEVILKNTAYLKKRLAEVGEIVFDGVNFKDVPVRFEVPYSVIHERLLERNIHGGYYIGKHFQELGETALFAATETTRKEWVDGLVDALREIIGEAEL, from the coding sequence ATGGGCAAACACTACATCCCGAACTCAGCCCATAAAGATGAAATGCTGAAGGAAATCGGCTTTTCCTCGATTGAAGACCTGTTCTCGGACGTTCCAAAAGGAATGGTAAAGGAGTTCAACCTTCCCGAGGGTAAGAGCGAGTACGAGGTTTTCACGGAGCTCAATGAGACGCTGAGCAAAAACAAGACAGTCCTTGAGATGCCGAGCTTCCTTGGAGCGGGAACATACTTCCACTATGTCCCGGCCCACGTGAAGTACCTTATCGAGAGAAGCGAGTTCCTCACCGCTTATACTCCCTACCAGCCGGAGATAAGCCAGGGTATGCTTCAGGCCCTCTTTGAGTACCAGAGCCTCATAGCTGAACTCGTCGGCCTTCCCATTGTTAACTCCTCGATGTACGATTGGGGAACAGCAATGGCTGAAGCCGCCCTGATGTCAGCCCGCGTGACGAAGAGGAACAAGTTCGTCGTTCCGAAGCACCTCAGCCCCGAGAAGAAGCTTGTCCTCAAGACCTACACCGCCGGCCCGGGCCTTGAGACGGTTGAGGTTCCCTGGGACGAGAGGGGGCAGATGGATATCGAGAAGCTCAAGGAAGCGGTTGAAGGTGCCGCCGGCGTTTACATCGAGATGCCGAACTTCTTCGGCCTGCTTGAGGAGAACATAAGGGAAATCGGTGAGATAGCCCACGATGCTGGCGCTTTGTTCGTGGTTGGCGTTGACCCCACGATCCTCGGAATTGTCGAGGCACCTGGAGAGCTTGGGGCTGATATAGTCGTTGGCGAGGCTGCTTACTTCGGCAACCCGATGAACTTCGGAGGCCCGAGGGCTGGAATTTTTGCGGTCAGAAACGACAGGAAGCTGATTAGGCAGATGCCAGGAAGGATAATAGGCATGACAAAGGACGCGGACGGAAAGAGGGCTTTCGTGATGACCCTCCAGACGAGGGAGCAGCACATAAGGCGCGCTAAGGCCACCTCCAATATCTGTTCCAACGAGGCCCTCGTTGCCGTCGCAGCGGCCATACACCTCGCTACACTTGGCCCGAAGGGCGTTAGGGAGCTCGGCGAGGTCATACTCAAGAACACTGCCTACCTGAAGAAGCGCCTGGCTGAGGTCGGGGAGATAGTCTTTGACGGAGTGAACTTCAAGGACGTGCCGGTAAGGTTTGAGGTTCCGTACAGCGTGATCCACGAGAGGCTCCTTGAGAGGAACATTCACGGCGGTTACTACATCGGAAAACACTTCCAGGAGCTTGGGGAGACCGCTCTCTTCGCCGCTACCGAAACCACGAGGAAGGAATGGGTCGATGGTCTCGTTGATGCCCTTCGGGAGATAATAGGAGAGGCCGAGCTGTGA
- a CDS encoding phospholipase C: MKAVKALAVLALLLGNLGFVSAWPTNGPTLDDPMNVHQKLTYKAIEAVYADNPGLGAILMQYKDQLLYGAYDEDWRGGNITFNGKVYTLQSQYHFLDPMDHAELITVDLFGDGKSSAADMAQQLYDQAVQLWKQGKKEEAMLYLGRAVHILEDMSMLIAHTTPHLFETLDEFSYAEEAHDFVENDISPTVADDILNNRVPLDLTPIKWWQIPQEKQRFIIGEDIYVADNENGHMDLSHGVAWAYADMIAHNAWRYMLYSTGKDINLWSERGHLGSYFWTKELKKGDWSILKLQFLGASSITIVFKDIDMQNAYFKTLGYVEIYDKNWNLIARYAQDPNPLVDTSVTVPGDTVYIYTHVDKDDWLDDDVDGWAIRNIELHANFDVNAPSGFKTLDGREYSKVQWAVYETMQYDIRAVAGLMEKFFEDVGVSG; encoded by the coding sequence ATGAAGGCCGTTAAAGCCCTGGCGGTTCTGGCTTTACTCCTCGGTAATCTAGGCTTTGTAAGTGCGTGGCCGACCAACGGCCCAACCCTCGACGACCCGATGAACGTCCACCAGAAGCTGACATACAAGGCCATCGAGGCGGTCTATGCAGACAACCCGGGGCTCGGCGCTATCCTCATGCAGTACAAGGATCAGCTCCTCTACGGCGCCTACGACGAGGACTGGCGCGGTGGGAACATAACGTTCAACGGGAAAGTGTACACCCTCCAGAGCCAGTACCACTTCTTGGATCCTATGGATCACGCCGAGCTGATAACCGTTGACCTCTTTGGCGACGGAAAGTCTTCCGCCGCCGACATGGCCCAGCAGCTCTACGATCAGGCCGTTCAGCTCTGGAAGCAGGGAAAGAAGGAAGAGGCCATGCTCTACCTCGGAAGGGCCGTCCACATCCTTGAGGACATGAGCATGCTCATAGCCCATACTACTCCGCACCTCTTTGAGACCCTCGACGAGTTCAGCTACGCGGAAGAGGCCCACGACTTCGTTGAAAACGATATTTCTCCGACGGTCGCCGATGACATCCTTAACAACCGCGTTCCCCTCGACCTCACGCCCATAAAGTGGTGGCAGATACCCCAGGAGAAGCAGAGGTTTATAATCGGTGAGGACATCTACGTTGCAGACAACGAGAACGGTCATATGGATCTTTCCCACGGCGTCGCCTGGGCCTACGCGGACATGATAGCCCACAACGCCTGGCGCTACATGCTCTATTCCACAGGGAAGGACATCAATCTCTGGAGCGAGCGCGGCCATCTCGGAAGCTACTTCTGGACGAAGGAGCTTAAGAAGGGTGATTGGAGCATACTCAAGCTCCAGTTCCTTGGAGCGAGTTCGATAACCATTGTCTTCAAGGACATAGACATGCAGAACGCCTACTTCAAGACCCTCGGCTACGTCGAGATATACGACAAGAACTGGAACCTCATAGCGCGCTACGCTCAGGATCCAAACCCGCTGGTGGATACGAGCGTCACCGTTCCAGGGGATACCGTCTATATCTACACCCACGTTGATAAGGACGACTGGCTTGACGACGACGTTGACGGCTGGGCCATCAGGAACATCGAACTCCATGCCAACTTCGACGTCAACGCTCCGAGCGGCTTCAAGACCCTCGACGGAAGGGAGTACAGCAAGGTTCAGTGGGCGGTTTACGAGACCATGCAGTACGACATCAGGGCCGTCGCTGGTCTCATGGAGAAGTTCTTCGAGGACGTTGGTGTCAGCGGGTGA
- a CDS encoding DOMON domain-containing protein: MNRKRVTVIAIVSLILTIAHLSLGCLGTSKNNPHPQTEQVQWIADGKISRGEYTVEKNVGEMSLHFRVENDTLYVGISAETHGWVAIGFGGGPGMRNTDIVIAYVLPNGTGEISDSYSTGFSGPHNPDTFLGGHTDILSYGGREDENGTVVEFSRPLNTGDGYDYVIPTEESFRIIWAYGPTDDFQSMHIKAGHIYVTLEEDGK, translated from the coding sequence ATGAACAGGAAGAGGGTCACCGTGATCGCGATAGTTAGTCTTATCCTAACAATAGCCCATCTTTCCTTGGGATGCCTGGGAACTTCCAAAAACAACCCTCATCCCCAGACTGAACAAGTACAGTGGATAGCTGATGGCAAAATAAGCAGAGGCGAATACACAGTAGAAAAGAACGTTGGTGAAATGTCCCTTCACTTCCGCGTTGAGAACGACACACTCTACGTCGGAATTTCCGCGGAAACCCATGGCTGGGTGGCAATTGGTTTCGGCGGCGGACCTGGAATGAGGAACACAGACATAGTGATAGCATATGTTCTCCCCAACGGGACTGGTGAAATAAGCGACTCGTACTCGACGGGCTTCTCTGGACCGCATAATCCCGACACGTTCCTTGGGGGACACACCGACATACTATCTTACGGCGGACGCGAGGACGAGAACGGAACCGTTGTTGAGTTCTCAAGACCGTTGAATACTGGTGACGGGTATGACTACGTTATACCCACAGAAGAGTCTTTCAGGATCATCTGGGCCTACGGGCCGACAGACGACTTTCAATCGATGCACATAAAAGCAGGTCACATTTACGTAACGCTGGAGGAGGATGGGAAATGA